CCTCCAAGAGAACGAGGAACGGCACTATAGCGTTTTCCGACTTGATGATCTCCTCAACTCGTTCTGCGCCGGCCTCGTCTTCGAGAAGTGTCAGCACCGCCGATGTATCGAGGAGATACTTGGTTTCACCCCCGCTTCGCATCTTCCTGTCGTGCCCTGAGGAGCTTCTCGGTCAGCCTCTCCCCCTGTGCGCACCCCTTGAGCACTTTCAGCGGATCGCGCACCACGGGAATCACCTTTATGGACTCCCCATCGTCGATCCACTCGAGCAAGTCTCCCCCTTTTATCCCATATCGAGCACGGATCTCCGCGGGAACCACAGTCTGCGCTCGTTTGGTTACCGTCGTCTTCATCGCAATCACCTATAAGAATTTTACAAGCCAAAACGGAAAATTACAAGCTATTAACTCGTTTAAAAC
This Candidatus Bipolaricaulota bacterium DNA region includes the following protein-coding sequences:
- a CDS encoding AbrB/MazE/SpoVT family DNA-binding domain-containing protein; translation: MKTTVTKRAQTVVPAEIRARYGIKGGDLLEWIDDGESIKVIPVVRDPLKVLKGCAQGERLTEKLLRARQEDAKRG